Proteins from a single region of Trichocoleus desertorum ATA4-8-CV12:
- a CDS encoding endonuclease/exonuclease/phosphatase family protein → MLRTLAAYTKQQKTPLIVMGDFNTTAWSFYLHDFTQRSRLRNAAVGHGLHPTWYYATSAKATPSTHKFFQFIKIPLDHILVRPHIRVEQITTAPPSVSDHRPLIAKLRV, encoded by the coding sequence GTGCTGCGAACCTTAGCAGCATATACAAAACAACAGAAAACACCGCTGATTGTCATGGGGGATTTCAATACAACGGCATGGTCATTCTATTTGCATGATTTTACTCAGCGATCGCGGCTACGGAATGCGGCTGTAGGGCATGGTTTGCATCCCACCTGGTATTATGCAACCTCTGCCAAAGCAACTCCTTCAACCCACAAATTTTTCCAGTTCATCAAGATTCCTCTCGACCATATCCTTGTCAGGCCTCACATCCGAGTTGAGCAGATAACCACAGCACCTCCCAGCGTTTCTGATCATCGTCCTCTAATTGCTAAACTTAGAGTTTGA
- a CDS encoding carotenoid oxygenase family protein, translated as MTATSINPYLAGNFAPIRTEITVEDLPVIGELPADLNGMFVRNGPNPQFPPLGRYHWFDGDGMLHGVRIKNGKASYRNRYVRTMGYEAEQAAGKALWGGMLEPTPPNNPYGPSKNVANTALVWHRDRLLATWEGGAPHAVTVPELDTIGSETYQGKLTSAFTAHPKVDPVTGEMLFFGYSLLQPPYLQYSIVSPQGELVRTVPIDLPVGVMMHDFAITEHYTIFLDLPMEFRLERMQQGQPPLVFRRDRPSRFGILPRHGDNSSIRWFEAPSCYIFHTLNAYESGDEVVLLACRMSELDVLGAADSPLHDENDLSHDSGAPFLYRWRFNLKTGEVHEERLSDRPGEFPRINEQYTGRPNRYGYLAKSAPGSMPRFDGFIKYDFTTGSTQVHEFGAERYGGEGVFAPRPQAAAEDDGWLVTYVHDQTTDTSELVIINAQDLTTKPVARISLPQRVPYGFHGIWVA; from the coding sequence ATGACTGCCACAAGCATCAACCCCTACTTGGCTGGCAACTTTGCCCCTATCCGTACCGAGATCACAGTTGAAGACCTCCCGGTGATCGGGGAACTTCCGGCTGATCTCAACGGTATGTTTGTTCGCAACGGCCCCAACCCACAATTTCCGCCCCTCGGTCGCTACCATTGGTTCGATGGAGATGGCATGTTGCATGGGGTGCGAATTAAAAACGGCAAAGCCAGCTACCGCAACCGCTACGTCCGCACAATGGGATATGAAGCCGAGCAAGCAGCAGGGAAAGCTTTGTGGGGCGGTATGTTGGAACCAACGCCTCCCAATAACCCCTACGGACCCAGTAAAAATGTTGCCAATACTGCCCTAGTTTGGCATCGCGATCGCCTACTTGCCACTTGGGAAGGAGGTGCGCCCCACGCCGTCACAGTGCCTGAGCTAGATACCATCGGTTCTGAAACTTACCAAGGTAAACTTACCTCCGCCTTCACCGCTCACCCCAAAGTAGACCCTGTGACAGGTGAGATGCTGTTCTTTGGCTACTCCCTCCTCCAGCCTCCCTACTTGCAGTACAGCATTGTTTCTCCCCAAGGCGAATTAGTTCGCACTGTTCCCATTGATCTCCCCGTAGGCGTGATGATGCACGACTTTGCCATCACCGAGCACTACACGATCTTTCTCGATTTACCGATGGAGTTTCGGCTAGAGCGGATGCAACAGGGGCAACCTCCTTTAGTGTTTCGGCGCGATCGCCCCAGTCGCTTTGGCATCTTGCCCCGCCACGGAGACAACAGTTCTATTCGTTGGTTTGAAGCTCCCAGTTGCTATATTTTCCATACCCTCAACGCTTATGAGTCAGGTGATGAGGTAGTTTTGCTAGCTTGTCGGATGAGCGAGTTAGATGTCCTTGGTGCTGCCGATTCACCTCTACATGACGAGAACGACCTCTCTCATGATTCTGGAGCCCCTTTTCTATACCGTTGGCGCTTCAACCTCAAAACAGGTGAGGTTCATGAAGAGAGACTCAGCGATCGCCCTGGCGAATTTCCTCGAATTAATGAGCAATATACAGGTCGCCCGAACCGCTATGGCTATCTGGCTAAGAGCGCTCCCGGTTCCATGCCCCGCTTCGATGGCTTCATTAAATATGATTTCACCACTGGATCTACCCAAGTTCATGAATTTGGGGCAGAACGTTATGGTGGCGAGGGCGTTTTTGCACCACGGCCCCAAGCAGCGGCTGAGGATGACGGTTGGCTAGTGACTTATGTAC